The following is a genomic window from Fusarium oxysporum Fo47 chromosome IV, complete sequence.
CCGCCAACGACCAAACCGACAGGCTGACCTCGTCGTCCTCGCTGTTTCGAGATGACTTCGCGTCAGCTGTGCCGTCCCGATCCGACGTCCACCTTGGAACGGTGCGATTGGGACAGGCCATTGGAAGGAAAACTGCAAACGAGGACGGTCGAGATTAGGCCGCCAAGCCAGTAAACACACATGGACGTTGTCGTTCCCACCATCACTatcgatgatatcgaggggGAGCAAGCACACACATTGCCATGTCCACCCGAGTCTTTAATAACGGTCGAGCACCCTTTCGCACAGGAACATCATAACAGCGAACTTGGTAAAGAAGTGAAGCGGCACAGGACAAAGCACTTCTTGGTCGTGAGACTATTGGTCGTCCTCTACGGGCAAGCATCGTCGCGGTTCTATCGTCTCGAGTGGGTGATGTGTGTCGGAAGTGATTCTATCCGGATGCTCAAGGACTATTATATGCGTGCCTATATCTCTATTAGAGTCTTGTAATAGCTAAAATACTTACTAGCTATTATAAGACTGtgataataataaaaatgCTAATTGAGTATAaatatctaataatatacagatttatataacttattttagCTAAGTGAATCGAGTACAGGCTTAGGGAATCTTTACACAATTTATGTTGAACACCATAAGTTTAGGGTCATGGAGGTTAGGGTATAAATAAATCATTCTTGGTATTCTATCTATCGAAACCCATTGACAATAACCCAACCATAAACGCATCGTTACATAAGGATATCACGAGCCCCTTCCCAACGCCGCGCATCATCTATTTCATCTCTTCTAGTAGTAAAGTCTTTAATTTCCCATTCGCATAGCGTTCACAAGTCTATGCCGCGCGCCTTCTCGGCGACCGTCGCCTCGGCCGGGACTCTCAGTGTAGGAGTCCTGGCGACGGGCATTGTCATAGTAAGACTCGGTCTCTCCAAGGCCTACCTTTGAgggacgaggaggaggcggtgGGGGAGCATGGCCTGGTGCAGATGCCTGttgctgaggatgataaACTGGCTCCCAGTCACGGTTGGCCTGGTAAGGGCCGCTCTGGTAGGAATCTTGAGTCGGGACGGGAGGTCGGCTTGCTCGCTGTTCCTCGCGTTCAGTACGCTCGTCCCGACTATCGCGGTTTCGTCGGGTGGAGTCGTTACGGCTTGATTGAGGGGCCGGTTGTGCCTGGAGAAGACCGCCTTGAGGTGCACCGTTCTGAGGTACACCATTTTGAGGCGCTCCAACCTGACGACGGCTTACCTCTCGAGGCGTCTGCTCTTCGTCATCCGTTTCtgcatcgtcgtcgtcatcctcgtaGGCTCGTAATTCACTTCGCATAGCAAGGCTGGCGCAAATGTTTCTAGCTTCTtcaatggccttcttctggagTTGGAGAGCCTTGCGGCGCTCACGGGTTTCCTTGTTCTCGGCAGCAATAGCCTCAATGGTGGTATCAGGCATGCGAAGAATCTCAATAGGATTAAACAGTCGCAGCATGCCAAGCAGAAGATGTCGCTCGACGACCTGAGTGATGACATTACGTGTAAAGATGCGTGCAGTAAGGTCGTAGTAAATAAGCATTTTCTCCAAGACCTCTTCGGCCTCTGTGTAGGTTCCGCCGTTCTCAGTAGCTTCGGCACGCCACTTTCGAAGACGCTCCTCATACTCGGGGTCGAAAGGCTGGATCTCGAGTTCCATATCGTCGGTGAGACGTCCAAGCTCGGTGTCGGCGCTTTCGACAAGATCCTTCATTCTGAGCTCGAGGAAGTGCATGCGAAGAGGGTCGCGCATGCGCATGGGCCAGACGTGATCAATAACATCCGCAAGAAACTCGTTGCAGATAACACCGACGTTGTCCTTGTATTCTTGTGCAAGCACAGGCCAGTTTCTGGAGTAGTCCTGGAAGAGGATATAAGGGGCTCGAGGGTTAGAGTCGAGAGGAAGTTCGTTACCCCGGATCTGTCGGAGAAGAGGCTCAACTTCAAACTCGGCAAAGTCCTTCTTTGAGCGGTCTCCAACGGTGCCTGGAGTGGGAAGGCCATTGCTTTCGGCAGCGCCATTCGTACCATTGACACCATTTGCGACAGGAGGCTGGGTCTTCTGGAACGTAACCTTACGACCATGCTGTCGGAACCTTCGAGCGAAGCGCTCACTCTCGTCACGAATGCGAGCTC
Proteins encoded in this region:
- a CDS encoding P-loop containing nucleoside triphosphate hydrolase protein, which translates into the protein MKMRPSIESSLGDQGLATEQRSLLDLIDKLQFAQLDDVKLPQIVVVGDQSAGKSSVLEALTGTPFPRDAGACTRFATEIRMRRAKETKLKVSIIPDKTRPYNDQARLLQWGGDVTGDTPFDAMMRDATELIAPKSIPGRFAARDILVVEKEGPDMPLLTLVDLPGLVRVANRDQSESDIQTIEALSDRYMKSSRTIILAVIGGNNDYVQAPILKKARHFDPKGSRTIGVLTKPDMTERIGLEDKFIELVTNKDQENNFKLGWYVLLNPGPGEQWQTPEDRANREAEFFSRGKWATLPPEMWGIGALRAKLSTQLQRHIGKHVKTLRRQIQQALEGCESQLKAMGVGKDTPEEMRFQMGELFTASNNLVTPAVNGNYKNPFGERFFARQSSPKGTPSQKLRARIRDESERFARRFRQHGRKVTFQKTQPPVANGVNGTNGAAESNGLPTPGTVGDRSKKDFAEFEVEPLLRQIRGNELPLDSNPRAPYILFQDYSRNWPVLAQEYKDNVGVICNEFLADVIDHVWPMRMRDPLRMHFLELRMKDLVESADTELGRLTDDMELEIQPFDPEYEERLRKWRAEATENGGTYTEAEEVLEKMLIYYDLTARIFTRNVITQVVERHLLLGMLRLFNPIEILRMPDTTIEAIAAENKETRERRKALQLQKKAIEEARNICASLAMRSELRAYEDDDDDAETDDEEQTPREVSRRQVGAPQNGVPQNGAPQGGLLQAQPAPQSSRNDSTRRNRDSRDERTEREEQRASRPPVPTQDSYQSGPYQANRDWEPVYHPQQQASAPGHAPPPPPPRPSKVGLGETESYYDNARRQDSYTESPGRGDGRREGARHRLVNAMRMGN